One window of the Piliocolobus tephrosceles isolate RC106 chromosome 17, ASM277652v3, whole genome shotgun sequence genome contains the following:
- the NPIPB3 gene encoding nuclear pore complex-interacting protein family member B3, translating into MPMLEPPLEVRPPAPRNQVVKLFIVLTPQFLSHDQGQLTKELQQHVKSVTYPCKYLRKVSECRQMGSGALEQSVTSSMRVHEEVNDGSTDLQQRAWRSNRHSQKVMLSIGVPTVWK; encoded by the exons atgcccaTGCTGGAGCCTCCCCTAGAGGTGCGGCCCCCTGCCCCACGGAACCAG GTGGTGAAGCTCTTCATTGTCCTGACTCCACAGTTCTTGTCCCATGACCAGGGCCAGCTCACCAAGGAGCTGCAGCAGCACGTAAAGTCAGTGACATACCCATGCAAGTACCTGAGGAAGGTGAGTGAGTGCAGACAGATGGGGTCCGGTGCCCTTGAACAGTCAGTGACATCCTCCATGCGAGTGCATGAGGAAG TAAATGACGGATCCACAGATCTGCAGCAGAGAGCCTGGAGGTCCAACAGGCATAGCCAGAAAGTTATGCTATCTATTGGAGTCCCCACAGTATGGAAATGA